One Candidatus Symbiobacter mobilis CR genomic window, GGCGACCGAATTCAGCGAATTGATCCCGCCCGTGCCGGGTTTGGTGGAAAGATTCAAGCCGAAGTTCCAATACTTGTTGATTGCGAAGAATCACTACACCGAAAACACCTTGCCCCCGGTCAAGAATTTCGTTGCAGCGCTTTTTCGGCTGGAACAGGTTTCCTCGCCCGAGGCGCTTCTGCCGTTGATAGCGTCCCTGCAAGAATGGCATGAGAATGACGCAGATGTCCGCAGAATGTTCGCGATATGGCTTCGCGCAACATGGATGCGCAAAAAACCATACCAAATGCAGTTACCCGAAGTGGATGATTTACAGGAGATCAGCATCATGTTGTCAGAACGGATTGAAGAATGGGCCAAAGGGTATGAAGCCAAGGGGATGCAGGTTGGGATAGAGAAAGGTATTGAGCAAGGCTTGTTGCAAGGGATGCAAACCGGCATGAATCAAGGCCAGCACCTAGAAGCAATCCGTACCCTGCACAAGCTGCTGGCCAAGCGTTTTGGCGATGTGCCAGAGGCGCTGATGGCGCGCATTGAGGCGGCGCCGCTCGAACAAATTGAAGGCTGGTTCGACTTTGCCCTGGACGCGCCGACTCTGGAATCGGTCTTCGCCGATCACACGGGTGCGCCCCTGTCGCACTGAACTACACCCCACACCCCACCGTATCCGGCTTTTCCCGGTCAAACACCTCATTGGCCCATAGCAGCACCACCATTTCGTCGGTGCCCACGTTGGTGATGTCATGCGCCCAGCCGGGGATGGTGTCTACCACCTGTGGCTTGTCACCGGACGTTCGCCATTCCACCCGTTCATTGGTCAACAGGTGGCGAAAGCGGAATAGCGCCTGCCCCTTGATGACCAAGAATTTCTCCGTCTTGGTGTGGTGGTAATGTCCGCCGCGCGTAATGCCGGGGTGGGCTGTGAAGCAACTGAATTGGCCGCAATCCGGCGTTTTGAGCATTTCGACGAACACGCCGCGTGGGTCTGCGTACTGGGGCACCTCGTAGGCAAAACGTTCTGTGGGCAGGTAGCTCACATACGTGGCATACAGCGCACGCGCCAGGCCGGTGCCC contains:
- a CDS encoding Rpn family recombination-promoting nuclease/putative transposase, yielding MATEHDSSYKFLFSNRKMVRDLIQGFVTDDWLYSLDYDSLEKVPGSYISEDFRQRADDVVWRIKVGGQWVYLYLLIEFQSSVDRYMALRMLVYLGLLYQDLIRRGEVLPNGRLPPVLPIVLYNGAARWTAATEFSELIPPVPGLVERFKPKFQYLLIAKNHYTENTLPPVKNFVAALFRLEQVSSPEALLPLIASLQEWHENDADVRRMFAIWLRATWMRKKPYQMQLPEVDDLQEISIMLSERIEEWAKGYEAKGMQVGIEKGIEQGLLQGMQTGMNQGQHLEAIRTLHKLLAKRFGDVPEALMARIEAAPLEQIEGWFDFALDAPTLESVFADHTGAPLSH